One Phoenix dactylifera cultivar Barhee BC4 chromosome 8, palm_55x_up_171113_PBpolish2nd_filt_p, whole genome shotgun sequence genomic window carries:
- the LOC120111739 gene encoding uncharacterized protein LOC120111739: MARIFSASFFPSNSFRRLLSFGGSSGGDSAQTTGRIFPVSFFSSDSFFRRLRSFGSSDDPDQTTAESSHPSPRYADENPIPSAMEMETGSPAAAGPEQDSKRVRKLVPTVSLAVAALCCGIYASIPPEIQLHPPSPLFYDFLTAFVSLGVFTSLGLLMCSLVRPEGAKVAWVQKRVVTIAIIFFLIAFVLRIALLLPVASFGYVWLVFFLVAAGIALYLYAARKKDLHNQSARDPAYRLPISLPRTDGGGN, translated from the coding sequence ATGGCCCGCATCTTCTCcgcttctttcttcccttccaACTCCTTTAGACGACTATTGAGTTTCGGAGGTTCCTCTGGTGGTGACTCAGCCCAAACCACCGGCCGCATCTTCCccgtttccttcttttcttctgatTCCTTCTTCCGACGACTACGGAGCTTCGGTTCTTCGGATGACCCGGACCAAACGACGGCTGAATCCAGCCACCCGTCGCCTCGCTATGCCGATGAGAACCCGATCCCGAGTGCGATGGAGATGGAGACAGGTTCGCCGGCCGCCGCCGGACCTGAGCAAGACTCGAAGCGTGTGAGGAAGCTGGTCCCGACTGTGTCGCTGGCGGTGGCCGCGTTGTGCTGCGGGATCTACGCAAGCATCCCACCGGAGATCCAGCTGCACCCGCCCTCGCCTCTCTTTTACGACTTCCTCACCGCTTTCGTTTCTTTGGGCGTCTTTACGAGCCTGGGCCTCTTGATGTGCTCCCTCGTGAGGCCCGAAGGAGCCAAGGTCGCCTGGGTCCAAAAGAGGGTGGTGACCATcgccatcatcttcttcttgatcGCCTTTGTGCTTCGGATTGCTCTCCTCCTTCCCGTCGCCTCTTTCGGGTACGTTTGGCTGGTCTTCTTCTTGGTCGCTGCTGGGATCGCCCTCTATCTTTACGCAGCTCGGAAGAAAGACCTCCACAACCAAAGTGCTCGAGATCCAGCTTATCGTCTGCCGATTTCACTCCCTCGTACCGACGGAGGAGGGAATTAA